tttttttttctattttttctatttatttattacatatatttaataaataatttaaaaatatataaataagtatacAGTTGTTATTTAccccttaaataaaatttagtttgGTCAGTTTAATATCTGAGAgaacaaaaaaaccaaaaaagagGTTGAGATTTGGCCTAAAAATAATTGGTACGTATATTAAGTCTATGACTATGTAGATTcatatatcaaattatttaatgATTTAATCATAACAATGGATTATATATAAGTCTTCTGGGATTTTCAACTTCTGTTATATGGATTAGAACAAAAATCTGgtcgaagaagaaaaagaaattgaaatCCCCGTCGGCGAGAATTAGCGCGACTCCGGATCAATAGGCTTTCACTGATCCATCGCCttcacaataaaaataaaaaaacattttgggtTTAGTCGTCTCTATAAATTCACAGCATTCCTTCTTTCTAAAATCACTCAAAAGTCTTTCTCACTCATTaatcttttctctctctttttttttttgctaagtcaatcttttctctctctctcttccacgAAACTGCACAGCTCGCAGCAACAACATCAGGTACTCACTCTCTTCATCGGGAATCTTATATTGTACGTATCCGAGTTTCTGATGATCGGTTTAAAAAGTACAGAAGAATCTGATTACTCCGTGTCCAACCTCGTTGACTTTTcacactctctctcctcttttcttCAGACAAGATTTTTAAGTCTTCCATCTCTTTACTTTAGATTCCGTCTTGGGGTCTGAATCTGATTATAACCTCTAGAAAACTATTGGGTTCCTCGCAAAACGGTCGGTTCATGATTCCGTCGGTTCTAAACTATAAAAGTTTTCCCCAGAAACTTGTcagaaaaaataatgttttttttttcatttctaaacTTTCCCTTTCTGGATGCTCAGATACATAAAGAGCTTAAAGCTTCTTTTTTTGAACTTTGCTTAAAGTTTCTTCTTTCATTATATTATTACTCTAGATATCTCTGCAAATCTGTCAGAATCTCTGCCGTCTTTTGCTAAATACTATGAGAATCTAATACGCTTTGTCTCCAGCTACTTTTATAAAACTATtgccactttttttttttctgaactcAGGATGTTGGAGAAAAAGGTTGAGAATTTCAACATGAACAGAGTCATCGACGAGTTCGAGGAAATGACAAGAAACGCTGACCAAGTCCAGAAACAAACCCTCAAAGAGATTCTACACAAGAACAAATCCGCCATCTACTTACAAAACTTTGGTATCAATGGAAACACAACTGACCCAGAAGCTTTCAAAGCATTGGTTCCATTAGTCACTGATCTTGATTTAGAGCCTTACATCAAAAGAATGGTGGACGGTGACACTTCTCCTATTCTCACAGCCCTTCCCGTTCCAGCCATCTCCTTAAGGTTTCCCTTTGACATAAGAACATCCCTTCTGCCTTCTAAATATGAATGATTATATGTTCCTCAGAGATTTTGTGTGTTTCTCTGTTGTGATCAACAGCTCTGGAACTAGTCAAGGCCGTCCTAAGTTTATTCCTTTCACTGATGAGTTAATGGAGAACACATTACAACTCTTTCGCACTGCTTTTGCCTTCAGAAACAGGTACACTTTCCTCTGTTCCATTCATTTACACATGAACATAGCTAAACAACTACTAACTCAGttccttacaaaaatatttttctgtttcATAAGAAGCCtcactttgacatttttcagagaaattaaaaaaattgtgtaataGACTAATATATCgttatttaatatatgattaattaagtgaaaaaataatttaaataaaagtttctTGGTTATCAAAAGGgtaaaaagtaaattaaatgTACAAAGTTAGATTAAAATTGTAGAATGACATTTATTATGAAACATATGTAGTAgattttatagtgtttttacatatattaagaaaactaattaaatcaCTATTATAAATGCatcatattttgtaattatttgtttttaatagcTTTTAAccagtaaaaatttaaaaagttcaGTTAAGTTTTCTGAagcatagaaaacataaaaaaatctatagaaacaattttttttctaaaaacatcCATCTTTAAAGTAACAGAGGGAGGACTAAGTGTGTCTGTGTGTGCTTTCTTTAAAACATGGTTGATGTTTCATTTATACAGAGACTTCCCAATTGATGACAACGGGAGAGCTTTGCAGTTTATCTTCAGCAGCAAGCAATACATATCAAAGGGAGGTGTCCCTGTCGGAACAGCAACCACAAACGTTTACCGTAACCCTAACTTCAAAGCAGGGATGAAGGCTATACAGTCCCTTTGTTGTAGTCCTGACGAAGTCATCTTCAGTCCTGAAGTCCATCAAGCCTTGTATTGCCATCTCTTATCCGGAATCCTCTTCAGAGACCAAGTGCAATACGTCTTTGCCTCCTTCGCTCACGGTCTTGTCCACGCGTTTAGAACCTTTGAACAGCTTTGGGAAGAGGTCGTTACCGATATAGAAGACGGCGTCTTGAGCAGCCGTATCACCGTCCCATCGGTACGTACCGCAATGGCCAAGCTCCTCAGTGGTCCTAACCCTGAGCTAGCGGAGACTATACGAACCAAGTGTATGAGTTTGAGCAACTGGTACGGGTTGATCCCCGCGCTGTTCCCGAACGCGAAGTATGTTTATGGGATCATGACTGGCTCCATGGAGCCGTATGTGAAGAAGCTGAGGCATTACGCTGGTGAGCTACCTCTTGTGAGTCATGACTACGGTAGCTCCGAAGGATGGATTGCTGCTAACGTTAGGCCGAGATTGTCTCCAGAGGAAGCTACGTTTGCTGTTGTTCCGAATCTTGGTTACTTCGAGTTTCTCCCTTTGTCGGAAACAGGGGATACAGAGCAGGAACCACCGGTTGGTTTAACTGAAGTCAAGATAGGACAAGAGTACGAGGTTGTCATCACAAACTACGCAGGTCTGTATCGATACCGGCTTGGTGACGTGGTAAAGATCGTTGGTTTCTACAACAAGACTCCTCAACTCAAGTTCATATGCAGGAGAAACTTGATACTCTCCATCAACATCGACAAGAACACAGAAAGAGACCTTCAGATGTCTGTTGAATCGGCAGCAAAGAGACTCGCAGAAGAAAAGATTGAAGTCATCGACTTCTCAAGCCATGTTGACGTCTCGACAGAGCCAGGACATTACGTTATATACTGGGAGATTTCAGGCGAAACAGGGGATGATGTTCTTCAAGATTGTTGCAACTGTCTAGATAAAGGGTTTATTGATGCTGGCTATATGAGTTCGAGGAAGTGCAAGACTATTGGAGCTTTGGAGCTGAGAGTTGTCGAGAGGGGGACTTTCAGGAAGGTTCAAGAACATTTTCTTGGGCTTGGTTCATCGGCTGGACAGTTTAAGATGCCGAGATGTGTGAAGCCAAATAATGTTAAGGTTCTGCAGATTCTGTGTGACAATGTGGTGAGTAGGTTCTTTAGCACAGCTTTTGAATGAAGCTGTGAAATCAAGAAAAAGGTGGGTTTATTGTCTTTATTGTCAAATAGTTATAGTtacttttgttatttaattCAGCATAAAGAGaaaatcttttttaaatttatcaatGTGTTCaacaagaaaattataaatcgAAGAAATATGTGTCGCAGTTGGTTTACTTTGCAATGCAATCAATGTTTTGGGCGAAAACTAGATTCTTGATGTGACATATATCTTCAAGAAAGTAGGAAATCAAGATTCGGATTTGATTGTAGATACGGAAGCTAAATACGGATAATCGAATAGATATGACCTGAACCGAAAtgaacatttataaaaatacgGATTCAAGAACATAATCACTTTTCTTATCAATATCTGATGTCATAATCAGGGAGAAGTACCAACAATCATTTAAATGACAGAGTCAGTGGTGTGAGTTTGTCTCAGCAGCTATACGTGATTATGACATCTTTGGTGGGGACCTAGTAATAAGTGGACTGGACTAACACTGGTGTAAAGCTTTTTCTTtcaacaaatgttttttttaacaaagtaacttttcataatttataaCTCTCTAAGAGCATTATCGGTAAGCTGTCATCTAATATCTcatcatttaattaaatgaaattataagaaaataggaGAGAGATAAGTGAGAAGTTCTCGTATCAAAACTTTTGAGATACTTGTTAGCCCATCTCCAGTGGAGAGAGAgataacttgttttttttaatatcactctattttttactctaaaatttttattttgaatttaaatttaaatttgttctaatgatattttattttagagtagaaaataaagtgatgaacaaaaaaacaagttattttatatttgaaataaatttattttttactatattATAGAATGAGAAATATAGTAccattgaaatatttttactgtaaactctattttaaagtaaaaaatgaaCCGGGGTTAGATATGCCCTTAGAACTTTAAATTTCATGCGACACCCATCGgttaatttaattgatataaagaagatgaaaagtaaatgtataattaaaatattagtatttttagttttttagaaaatagatTTCTAATGATTGGAAGTGCTCCGAGGTATGTTTTTTAACCTATCTTACAAGAATCATATAAAACATGCATGGTCATAGTGACAAGTTGGTAGCAAGAAAGATGATGTAGCTCCTTTTTATTGGACAACGTACCACGCACACAGGTTCATTGCATGCCAGTTTTTTCACACCCAAGtctttactctctttttttgtcatcttcGAACTAGTATTAATCACCAAATTAAAGGTCATTACAATCAACGTTTACAACCCATTCCCTTGGGTCCTAGTGAACTTAGTGTTACTAAAGTCTTCACTCTTAATTGCATTAAGTTTTCACCAActgattataattaatattataacgTACCATATCCTACTTTTAGAAAAACAAGtactagtatataaatatatagaaagGTCAATAGTGGAATATGGCGTAATGgaatgttataatttttaaacaagTACAAAAGGAAAATGATAGCTGGAAATTAGTGTAACATACTAACAGTGACAAATTGAACAACCACAGACATTGTTAGGCTGAGTAGTGAATTTGGTATAAAGTAAATACATGAACATTAATAGCTAATAAATACTACTCTTTCCGTTTCTAAAAGAtctatattctagagaaaacttttgtttaaaaaaaatacatattttatttttccaatacaatttttgtcaactaataatgaaaaattgtgtagttcaaaaacattaattgcatttcttaaaatcttattggtttaaaaatatagaaaatataaaattacaaaaaactatacatttatagttaagttttaatatgttttattaaaaatataaaaattctaaaacattgtagatcttttaggaacggagagAATGTATTTCACTGATTTATACTAAAAATAGAATCTCCTCACAATTTATtactacataaaaaaaaatattcaacacACAATATCTTATCTGGCCAGCTCAGTTTTTTCATTCCCTATATAACAACAAACTTAGACCGAGAGACAAAgctaagaaaaagaagaaagtgtTAGAAATCAAACATAGAGATGCTCTTCAGTCTTTCAGTTATGGCAAATGCAAGACTCCATGGAAATTACAACTCACAAGACACAGTGTTCCAAGAGACGATAAGTGATGGTTGTGATCACAGAGTCTGGGACTGTGAGAGTCCTCTCTACGATTCTTACGAGCTCGTCTCTTTTGCTCACATAATCGAACGCAAACTATTGCCTTTCTCTCCACTCACTCGGCCGTCTAGTGTGAGTCTGCGAGCTCTGATGGATAAAGATAAAGACGACTATTCCTCTGTTTCCGAGACGACCACAAGATGTGTTCAACGGAGGAAAAAAAGGTGGAATAGAACAAAGAAGAATGACGAAACAAAGGAAgatatcaagaagaagaagaggaagatatCTTCTTGTATTTTATGGTGCAAATCGTCTTACAAGAACTTGTTTTTGTAAATATGTAAccaagtattttatttttcttgaagCTATTAAATCTGATGAAAAAATGTTACTAAGGTTCACTTGAAAAATGTGTTATTTATGATTCTTTTTGGATGGTAAGAATATTTTCTAGTCTCTCTGCAATTGCTTCTCAGACGTGTACTAAAGTTGGCGATTGGTGACTTATTTTCTTAACAGCCTTCCACTGAGGTAGAGATCTAGATAGTCTTGTAAGACTCACCCCAGCCTAAGCTATGACAAAGCTTATAAAGAACAAATATTTTGCCTTACCTTTCAAAGCTCATGTATCTGAGTTTGATGCTAAAACGTGGGAAGTTCATGAACCTCCCACGTTGTTGTTTATTCACTGAACATCCGTATTAGATTAGATTATCCTAGCAAAATAAGTTAAAAATGATGTTCTTACTCTACAGAGCCTTAtgatgaatgaatgaatgaatgagaATGCgcaaaatgaaatataattattGTGAATAAGAATCCAAAACACCAAAAGAGATGTGCATATTTGAAAAAGCTtccaaaatcattaattattgaGCTTACACTGCATGAACTAAATATTTCAACTCACACACTAGACAGTTTATTTGTAGCATCTTCTTCCCATCTTTTCCCTCTTCACTTGTTTGATGAGACATTCTTCTTTTGTTCCCCTTTGGTAACCTGATTATGAAACATCAAAAGTTGACTCAAAATTAAATCTTTGGATCAATGGTACCAAAAGATAAAGAAAGAAGCTTGACATCACGTATGaatgttaaaaaatcaaaactttagaGCTTCTAGATCCAAACCAAACAAAGGGATCACTGATCCACCAACTAAGCCTAAGCAGAAGAGAAAGTTTCAATCAAAGGACGTTCCTTTCACGCCTCTACGTACTAGTCAGAGGAGAAGCGCAGCACATGATTATTTGCGAGTAATCAAATTCAATAAGGAACTAATCAGACAAACAAAGATATAGATCTAACGATCCAATTTGAAGAGAATCAACTTACGTTCTGTACGAGGATGCCAACGGCGACGGCAGCAACTACGGCTCCGCCGAGTATAACCGGTGGTCCGGAAAGCAGACTCCACTTTCGGtagatcatcttcttcctccttttACTTATTCCTCGGAACTTTTTTGTTGTGGTCTTCGCCGGCCAGGATTCTTCAGATGAAATCGACTCAAGTCTCTCTGTTCGGTATTGTGCTCTTAAATTGTTATTGGGCTGTTAAGTTGTTATTGGGCTTCGTTTTGTACTCAAGGCCCATTACTCATCGGTTCCCTTTTTACCAAAAGTTGTAACGAAGCACTGATTTGAAACCTCAGATAATGCGCCggttcatgtatttttttttttttttaaatttaaaatttattttatcgtcttagtaaatttttttttttttcaaaaatatgtagatgaaaatatgttaaaagaaattaatattttttggatttatttgGTAGTGGTTAACGAATATGTTTTATGATTTGAGTAGTgaaatatatgttttctttagacaacatacatacatatactGTTAAGTACCATATGGACTGTATATAAAAGGAAcgacatttaaaattttattttagagaataatattaatttaaaggtGTGAAGCAAAACGTAATTAAGTTGCATCTGTGTTATTTGATTTTTGGTGAGAAACTAATTCTAGCAATGAAACATATCATGGAATgaggaaaaacatttatatttttttgtttgaaaataaaacaaaaataaaaaaaaatatgcaaaagAAGCTGAAAATTGGAACATAAGAAACCACttataaattgtaataatgcTGATTCATAGATAATTTTCCTTACATATAAGACAACTTATGTTTGTACGAAGCCATTGATCAAGTAAAAGAGCATAGACATGTTCCATTGTTGAAATTTTCGAAGCATACTGTGCGTgtatcattttcttcttctgtaaTTGGAGGCCTATTAGTTCCCTCAAAATTGGTGATAATAAGGTCGAAGTCGAGCCTTGCAATCGCGTTTTGGTTGTAGTCTGTGATGGTAAGAATAACTTAAAGATCATCAGTTATGTTATTGTCTTCGGATGTTTGTAAATTCATCATGTATTGGGTTGTTTCTTGAATAAGGACGGTTGAGTCGGGATGTTCTATTTCATGGTATGTTAATATGAACTCCATACCTTTGTTGAGTTATTAAAATTACCTTGATTGCCGATGATAGATTGTAGCTGGAAATCATTAATAGATTGTTGTGTATTGGACATGTGTATGTAGATTTGGAGTGTATGATGGAGGTGTGAGAACTTATAAGAGAAAAATGGTTTCTTATTCATTCTTTGGTTATTTGTGTGAATTCAAAGTTGAAAGTAATGTAAGATAATATAGCTATGTATGGTGATGGTGAGCTTAAGTTATTGATTTTCTCGACTTTTTGTAACATTTTGTTAAATTatctataataatttatatttagtgtGGATTTGTAAGAGAGTATATTATGTTCTTTATCTAtaactattatttaaaattgGTTCAGGATTCTTATGTTCTTAGCTTCATAAATCCTTAAACGAACTATTAGCTTGGTTTTATGGCTTGgctaaaattttggaaaacatAGTAATGGGATGTGATTCTTTTTTATATACTATAATCGGGGTTAATGCATTgatctcacaaaaaaaaaaatagttacagAACTAAAAATCATGAATCTTGGAAATACATGTGACTTCTTACGTTACTTTGTATAAATTTAACTTGGTTTTGGCTTTATAGTAAAACATCGGATTCGTCTTTATTGACATAGATAACAAAATAGAACTTTCATCAGTTATGCATCTCTTGGGAATTTGAGATGTACCATGTAGTCAGAAAATGGCTTACAATAGAAGTCTAAGCCTTAGACTCTAAGGGCTTATGATTGGTACATGACTCGAGCCAAGTACTTCTCCAGCATCTTCACTTCTACTTTGCTTCCATTGTAAAGCGGAACCCATTGATGAATATATCTGAATccctatgattttttttttgtctgatgaCACCCAAACGTTGGATATAAGCTACTGTAATAAACTAAACATGAAATGTGTTTTGAGTTACCTTGGTCGGTTGGATATAGTTCTCTCTGGTGACCATATGATCATTTTCCTCAACCTTGTTCAACATGAAACTCTTCGGTGCACACTCATACAAAAGCTTAAGCATTCCATTTTTGCTCTTGGCAGCACCCATAAATCCCACTGTACAACAAATTCCTGTGAAAATTTCCGACCAAACTTCCAATGTACCTAGCCGAGTAAGATTTTTCATGTGGACCAGGGTCCTTGAGATCATCAATGTACTTCCTCAGACTCTCGTCCCACATCTGGTAGTTTTCTTCTTTGAAATAGTATATTTTCCCGGTTTTAGGGATCTCAATGTTCTCTTGCGTGAGGACAAACTCGCCGTGCATAAGAACAAAGATAACTGAGCTCCAGTACATACAGTAGCCGGCTGCTACCAAGTTGTGCCCAGGTTGTCACGCGTTTGCTATACATATTTGTTCTTCTGACCAAAGTTGCAAGGAACATACAGCAGTAGATCAACAACATTATGAACATTGTGTATCTTTTCTGAGTGGCCATGTGGAAGGTGAAAGGGAGAGTAGTTCATTTACAGTGGAAATATCATTGGAGTGGTAGGGGCTGTAGACACCTTTTATGGAACCGGTGGAAACTGCAGCGATGATGTTGGAGGAACCGTCGAGAGGATCGAAGCTAACGATGTAGTTGTCGGAGCAATAATTTAACATGAGCAATCAGAAAGAATCAGATCAAGAACTCGAGCTCGAAGAACCATTCATCAATTAGTAACACAACACACTCTCAAgatattattaacaaaaaaccATTTTTCCTCTTTGGTTTCAAAATTCAGACACACTGAGATAGAGGGTTGAATCAAGGAGCAGTTGTGATGATGCACTATGCAAACTTGTAAAACATGTCCTCGTAAACATTTGACTGGTTGAAACAATTTTTGAGTGTATTACTACAGAGCCCTGACTTGGCCCAGAAGCCATGAGTTTGCTTGCCCAAGGTGATTCCCGGGTCCTGCCAGAGACAGAGCCAGGAAAGTGAAGAAGAGTCATAGAACAAATATTCTAAAGCTGCAACTTCAGGTATTCAGCCACATAAACAAATGTGCATAGTTCTTAAAAGTGATAACCAGGAACCAATATAATTATAGCGTAGAGATTTTCATATACCTGATCAATGCAAAAGTTAGCTAAAACTTTCGTGTGACGAAGACTACTCCAGCAGCTTGCTGGTAACTCTTTGGAGCAACCCTTTGCATATTAACCTCGTGGAAGCATGACCATAGgtttttaaaagttttcaaTATCTCATTAAAAACATTGCACGTTTTAGCCGTGTATAAGGTGGTTAGTGATTTCATTTCTTTGACCATGAAAGAAGTTTAAATCTAAAACAATAAAGTATTAGGCTATGTATATCACCTATGTGTATAACCACTATCTGTAAGCCCTCATCTGTTTTACTTGAAGACACGTGATTGTGGAACATgacaaaaccaacaaaaaaaaaacttgacaaAGCCTACAAACATTGTAAGAAAGTAAGTTGACTACTATGATCAGGTCAAACCATAGATTTAGAAGAGTGGATGTTTAACAGTGATGGATAAAACATACTGACAGGAAGACCAAGTTGTCTCATGCATCTGCTGTGGATTTCAACGTATTCTTGATAAGACtgcaaaaaacaaacaaacaaaaaagtaagCACAAGACTTTGTCAAAGATTAAGACAAAAAACATCAACCTCAAAACTGGCGCTCATGATGCTTCTCAAGAAGCATAAAAAAGCCCCTTTTGATGCAAAACTTGAGCTAAACCCTGAGATATAGTTGAATATGGATCAGATATATCCcggatgttttaaaaaaaaaaacactacaaACTTTTTCACCAAGTTTCCAGTTCTGTGCCATAAGCATCTTTGAACCAAACTAACAACATGATTTACAAAAAGATATGTTATAAGCAGATATGCGACTAccattttaagaaaaatcatcATCGGTTAGGCTACTCGCTAGAGGGCTCTCCAAAAGCAAACCCCATGAGTTGGATCGTAAATACTTTTCTTTCTCCGGGAAATATTCTGAGGCTACACCATATCCTCTCTGTTGTGCAACATGGAATCTGCTGAGGTCATACTGGTTTGAGTAGACCGCAGAAGGGTAGGCATCCGTGTATGGCCCCACATATTGTTATGGTACTCTTCGTCTCCTGAGAAAGATGGAGGTTCAACTAgagaaaaagaacaaaattttaattgagcTTCAGAGAAATAAAAGAACTACAGAACAAATTCGTTTATAAAAGAAGTTAAACCTACGTCATCAGGCAGATATGGAATACAAAGTTTAAACAATTTCATACTTCCCAGAAACGCAGAAGATGCGTTACTACTGTATGTGTAATGAATCAGAAGGGTTGGATCTGGTGAAGAGTGAGATTCTGAGTATTATGCAACCCATTTATAATTGAACAAATTAAGGATTAGTGATTAAAATTAGGAAAGGGTAACTTATATCGACCCCGTGGAAGAGCTTTAATAAGAGAGTTAAAGGTGAATCTTAATGCTAGTTTCAATGAATATAAAAAGCGTTACAACGTTACGGCTCAGTTACGTCAGAGCcggtggagtttaggattttcAAGCAGATGACCACCGTCGAGAAGGAGAAATGTTACATTGGGCTTTTATCATCTAAACACTAACCTAAGCGTGGCCCATTGAACTCGTGAACAGGAAGAGAATGCTGACGTGTCGCGAAAAGCCCTTATCTCCCTGCTGATGTGGCTTGATGAGTAGAGAGACAAGCATGTTTTATTGTATAAGATATGATGTACCGTCTAAACTCTTTGAAAATTCACACAAAACACACTATTGAAACAAAAAGGCCAAAACTCATAGTAGCCACCAATCCCTAACCAGACTAATATATAAACCTTAATAAAACTACACTCACCATCTATAATGACTACCACGAGAACATTACATTCACCAATTCAAATGTCACGACCACAAGTCCTGTCCCAAATCGATAATATTGGCCAACGAAGAGAAACACGAATCTACAGTTCCCCAATCCTCAACAGCTATAGCAATCTCGCTGGTCATCCCAGACCCTGATGTCGTTGCAGGAGACAGATTTTCCTGGAAAATGTTGCTTTTCCATCCACCAACGTTCTCAGTCTCATGGTTAGAGAAAGAATACGTCTTGAAAATGTCCTTCTTGTACTCCAGATCTTCAAGACTTATCATCACTTCCTCGGTTTTCGTCGGTTTAATGTCTTCGGTTTGCTCTGTTAAACCAACTCTGTTTCCTTCTTCGACCATCATCGAAACAGAGAAGCTCGTGGCCGTCGTCTTTGGGGATGTACTGTTGTTGTTACAAGTGTGGGTCCCGACATACTTCACTTCAAAAATCGAAGGATCTTCGTCGGATCTCTGGACTTGCTTCACTGCTGGACACTTCTTCGTGAATCGATGCGTGCATCTGAAGTATCCTCTGTAATAATAACAGAAACAGAGACATACTTTAGCAAATGcccagaaaaacaaaacaaagttaAAAACTATGTAACTTTAGGAAATCTTACCTAGGGTTTGAGGATCCATGAATCTCTTTTTGCCCGTATTTTCTCCAGCAATATCCATCATCAATCGAACCTGTTCCGACAAAAACCTTAACTTCCTCTGTCTTCTTGTCCGATAATTTTCTGCAAACCACAAAAGCAAAATTCAGACACGTGAGATCTCGACCCAAACCAACAGACAAATAATGACTCTTTAAGCTCCAATCTACCTCTTCTTAGACAAGGTTTTAGAATCCTTGTCTTCGATCTCACGGCTTCTCTTAAGGATGTTCTTGTCGTCTTCCTTGAAACTCAACATGAGAATTGCATTCTGGTAAATGCGGAGGATTTCAGAGATCATGATCTTGCTAGATTCAACAGAAGAAGTGTGTTTGAGATTGCTTATCAATCGTTTGGCAAGCTCTCTCCCTTGTTCCAATTCGTTGATCACTAGTTTCTCTTCCATCGCCATTAAAATTAAGAACCTTTTTTAGAATTCTATGTGTGTTTCGTTTTTAGAGAGTTTGATGAAATGTGAGTTTCGTGTGATGTGCCATTAGTATTTATAATGATGAGACGAATCTATCTATGTTGTATACCTTGTGCTTTTACGAtaagttttattcttttattattatttctccTTTTGTTTTAAGCTTAGACTAAGAAGTTGGGTGGAAAAGAGAAGGATCTTGGAGGGAAATTGACAAAAGGACTACTAACTACTATTATTTTCCCCTGTTTCTCTTtatagtattttcaaatttataaaactgCTAAAGTTATTTTACAATGcagaaaatagtattttttatttagctgatataatttttattagtatCTATAAGATGTAGTAAATGCATACTCCAATGTATTTTTCTagaatagtaatttttaaatataaagtaaaaaataaaaaaattctatttctttttctgTAAAAATGAAA
The window above is part of the Brassica napus cultivar Da-Ae chromosome C3, Da-Ae, whole genome shotgun sequence genome. Proteins encoded here:
- the LOC111203623 gene encoding uncharacterized protein LOC111203623, producing MANARLHGNYNSQDTVFQETISDGCDHRVWDCESPLYDSYELVSFAHIIERKLLPFSPLTRPSSVSLRALMDKDKDDYSSVSETTTRCVQRRKKRWNRTKKNDETKEDIKKKKRKISSCILWCKSSYKNLFL
- the LOC106441911 gene encoding jasmonoyl--L-amino acid synthetase JAR1-like, giving the protein MLEKKVENFNMNRVIDEFEEMTRNADQVQKQTLKEILHKNKSAIYLQNFGINGNTTDPEAFKALVPLVTDLDLEPYIKRMVDGDTSPILTALPVPAISLSSGTSQGRPKFIPFTDELMENTLQLFRTAFAFRNRDFPIDDNGRALQFIFSSKQYISKGGVPVGTATTNVYRNPNFKAGMKAIQSLCCSPDEVIFSPEVHQALYCHLLSGILFRDQVQYVFASFAHGLVHAFRTFEQLWEEVVTDIEDGVLSSRITVPSVRTAMAKLLSGPNPELAETIRTKCMSLSNWYGLIPALFPNAKYVYGIMTGSMEPYVKKLRHYAGELPLVSHDYGSSEGWIAANVRPRLSPEEATFAVVPNLGYFEFLPLSETGDTEQEPPVGLTEVKIGQEYEVVITNYAGLYRYRLGDVVKIVGFYNKTPQLKFICRRNLILSINIDKNTERDLQMSVESAAKRLAEEKIEVIDFSSHVDVSTEPGHYVIYWEISGETGDDVLQDCCNCLDKGFIDAGYMSSRKCKTIGALELRVVERGTFRKVQEHFLGLGSSAGQFKMPRCVKPNNVKVLQILCDNVVSRFFSTAFE
- the LOC106443670 gene encoding probable WRKY transcription factor 46, with amino-acid sequence MAMEEKLVINELEQGRELAKRLISNLKHTSSVESSKIMISEILRIYQNAILMLSFKEDDKNILKRSREIEDKDSKTLSKKRKLSDKKTEEVKVFVGTGSIDDGYCWRKYGQKEIHGSSNPRGYFRCTHRFTKKCPAVKQVQRSDEDPSIFEVKYVGTHTCNNNSTSPKTTATSFSVSMMVEEGNRVGLTEQTEDIKPTKTEEVMISLEDLEYKKDIFKTYSFSNHETENVGGWKSNIFQENLSPATTSGSGMTSEIAIAVEDWGTVDSCFSSLANIIDLGQDLWS